The Montipora capricornis isolate CH-2021 chromosome 3, ASM3666992v2, whole genome shotgun sequence genome includes the window TTCCAATGTCCACCCAGGTAGCCACCTGCACATGTTCCACTTCCGTTGAATTTCATCTCCCATGGCATAGGATAGTTGTGCACGTGGTATCCTTcagctttcctttttaaaccaGTCAAGCTTATCTCTGTTGTGGTAGGATCAAAAGGAGACCGCTGAGTAAACTTGAAATAACCATCGATACCATCATGAACACTGGCCGCGAAGGTCGCTTTTACAACCATTGGTTTCACCTTCATTATACTGGCACATGCAAAAGGTCTTTTTGGATCTACTTTTGAGAACAGTACGATCTTTTTTCCGATGACATTGTTTGCTCCGCTCAAAGGCAGGTTGGTATCAGTGAAAGCAACTTTAGTTTTTGACATTTCCTTTGTAGCCATAGAAACTGTGACGTCACCGTGTTTGGAGGACAAATCACCAATGAgacaattttcctgtttttCCTTGCTGCAGTTTTGTCCATTGATACTGTTAGGATTGAAAATCTCTCCAGGAATTTGGCACGAAACTGTACCTTGGTTAATCTGCCATGTAAATTGACTTGACAATAATGCACTGTTGACATAAAAGAGATTGACAAATAGACTGGTGTCTGTGTCTGAGCTCTTGACGACTTGTCTAAAATAAACATAACCTGCTACCGGATATTTGAAGACTGCTTTAGCCGTCACCATAACCTCTTTTGGAGTTATCAATGCGCATGCCTTTGGCATGTCGCTGCTGTACAGCACGAGTGTCTTATCCATGATACTGTTTGGTCCACTGATCGGAATCATCATGCTCTGGTGTGTAAAATTCCCCTTTGAGTTGTTGGCATTCAGGTTCCCAAGCATCCCCGCTAAGTCCCCAACAGCACAGTCCTGGAATCTCGAGTTACTAGATAAAGTGCAGGAGGTACTGTAGTTTGAAGATTTCGCAGCCATTTTAGGATCATATAATGCTCCAACTTCCCCTTCGTGACAACTCATAGCCGCGTTTCCATTATAAACCATGGGTAGTTGTCGTATGCTCCATGCCAGAGTATCGTTGACTCCTTCCAAGTCGACCATGATGTGTGTAGGACCATCGTTGTGTCCTTGGAAGAATTTGACACCACCCTTTATTCCACTCATGCTGAAAAGGGCTTGTAGTTGATGATTTGTTGCCAATGAACATTGCATCAAACAACCTAGATGACAAACCAAaacacaaacgaaaaaaaaagcagaTTATGAGTatataaaaccattaaaaagaggAGGTAACCGTGCTCGTTCAGGAAAAagtagccattccttgacagattaagcttGATGTCACTGATAATAAGCCATTATATTAATGTGCGCGAGCTGGCGCACGCCAATGACGCAaaaaattatgcgcagtagggttgcgcaatgcaaaaccagggagtCACCTTAAATGTTGTTCAAATGATTTTTCAATTCCAAAGGACTTAAATAAAACCGCACTCCTTTTACTTGAACAACTATATTTCCTCCACATCCCCAGTAAAGTTTCTAGAACAAAATCGTGAAATCGAATTATGTAAATACAATTTCGTTACATCTCAAAACAAAGTTATCGTGACTATATACAATCGTTGATACACCAAATTGGCGGGCAATACTAATGAGACATACGTGAAAACGATCTCACAATACAGCCACACATGTACAATATCGCTTGTCAGTGATTTTTCGACGTTTCGGAGAAGTCATGGCCCCATTATCATTAGCAAGGATGAAATGTAGGGCCTACTTTGTATTGAAACTTTTAACAGCGTAGACATACTATATTTGAAGGTAATTACATGCTGAAACGGTAGGAAAACTTACTGATAAATACAAAATGTTTACTCTATTAGAAAATAAAGACCACATTTTCAAGCATTACATTACTACACGGATTTAGGTAAAATTCTGAAAGATGGGAGTTTTTAAGCAAGCAAAAATATCATAGAATTATGTGAAGAAGATAATCCAGATTTCCTTAAGTTCACATGTAAACACATTTTCCCCTGTCTTCACTTACTGTTTTATCTTTGGTTCAGTGACCCATTAACTTCGCATTCCTCTGATGTGTGCTTTTAATTTCATCGGCCCGCAAAAAAAACCATCCGAGGAGGGCATAATTATGGTTTGGAAATCATAAATGGCGTCAGTTTTCAGGAAGAGCAtacagaagaagaaaataatatttatccGGATTCTTTGTTTGTAATGGCTACGATTTATACTTGCAATCTCATTTTTCCATTTCGCCTatcacaagaaaaataaaaaaggattgTTCTTAATTGACGTTTAATATGCAGGAGTGATCAGTTTGACCTATTTATCAGTTTCTAAAATTCTCTTATAACTTGCTTCAACGTGCGTGAGCCGGAACATGTCCGAGTAAAAAGCGTTGATGGAAAATTCTTTCATTTAAGCTACGCTTAGAATAATAAACATTACCTGATTCACGGAAAACCGCTAAAAGTGTTTAGAACATTCAGTTAACAAAACTGTCATGTAAC containing:
- the LOC138041339 gene encoding uncharacterized protein isoform X4, whose product is MQCSLATNHQLQALFSMSGIKGGVKFFQGHNDGPTHIMVDLEGVNDTLAWSIRQLPMVYNGNAAMSCHEGEVGALYDPKMAAKSSNYSTSCTLSSNSRFQDCAVGDLAGMLGNLNANNSKGNFTHQSMMIPISGPNSIMDKTLVLYSSDMPKACALITPKEVMVTAKAVFKYPVAGYVYFRQVVKSSDTDTSLFVNLFYVNSALLSSQFTWQINQGTVSCQIPGEIFNPNSINGQNCSKEKQENCLIGDLSSKHGDVTVSMATKEMSKTKVAFTDTNLPLSGANNVIGKKIVLFSKVDPKRPFACASIMKVKPMVVKATFAASVHDGIDGYFKFTQRSPFDPTTTEISLTGLKRKAEGYHVHNYPMPWEMKFNGSGTCAGGYLGGHWNPFGVDVKSSPSPGTGTNDEYEIGDLSGKYGSFHNVTYYNKTHVDFNLPLFGKNSIHGRSIVIHKMKVMGSGRWVCADNPAVLNHEMFVMKTKVTFKGPALKGYILLIQQKSHEKFIESEETSIYIDLGYASNSSKKSVDHPWHVHVNPEGNDTFAEMGKRCKSLGPHYNPYHVYLSGTYKTSCLSNNMMRCEVGDLSGKHARLNVGFGKQFFTDPDLPLFGEMSVVGRGIVVHAKNGGSARLACGTIKPVKSLYVEKSLQYVQGAGFSRKTFARTVSAILDMPTWRIFYIRKEESNIQGCVTVKFGIIGNEKQVREPSQAFDFILRNSPAQLKEYQPSDDCRPSSSTKDLPRPLPNKARTNQWSSFVIFNTMVIIALANQR